One window of Novipirellula aureliae genomic DNA carries:
- a CDS encoding transketolase-like TK C-terminal-containing protein, giving the protein MNGPVIAVTDYIKRVPDQIPQWVPGQYIMLGTDGFGRSDTREALRRHFEVDAEHIAYAALRAFSKSFDFEPARLSSAMDILNIDPQSIDPAPA; this is encoded by the coding sequence ATGAATGGCCCGGTGATTGCAGTGACCGACTACATCAAACGGGTGCCTGATCAAATTCCTCAATGGGTGCCGGGCCAGTACATAATGCTGGGGACCGATGGTTTCGGACGCAGTGATACTCGGGAAGCGCTGCGACGCCACTTCGAGGTGGATGCAGAGCATATCGCTTACGCTGCCCTGAGAGCGTTTTCCAAGTCGTTTGATTTTGAGCCAGCAAGACTTTCCAGCGCGATGGACATACTAAACATTGATCCGCAAAGCATCGACCCAGCGCCAGCATAG
- a CDS encoding NAD(P)/FAD-dependent oxidoreductase, with amino-acid sequence MTHRVVIIGGGFGGLHAAKKLKDPAIAVTLIDRRNFHLFQPLLYQVATGGLSPANIASPLRAILRKQKNVDIVLGEAIDIDCVQKQVVLRDRRISYDSLIVASGAHHDYFGHPQWEPFAPGLKTVEDATEIRRRILSALETAELSTDDDLIARCLTFVVVGGGPTGVELAGALGELTRRTLRDNFRRIDASSAKILLIEGEDRVLPMYSPDLSETAKQSLQRLGVSVLCNARVTEVNAKGVQVQFADATQEIPAKTVLWGAGVRASRLGKVIAESTNAQLDRSGRVIVESDCTISDHREMFVIGDLAAFEDERRNQLPGVAPVAIQQGRYVAGLIRDRLNGKATKPFVYRDHGKMSTIGRAAAVAEIGSWHLTGFVAWVAWLLVHLMQLVGFENRVLVLIQWAGNYFTRNRAARLITQTENAGGND; translated from the coding sequence ATGACGCATCGAGTTGTCATCATAGGCGGTGGATTTGGCGGACTGCATGCCGCGAAAAAGCTCAAGGATCCGGCGATTGCTGTGACGCTGATCGATCGTCGCAACTTCCATTTGTTCCAGCCGCTTCTTTACCAAGTCGCCACTGGCGGGTTGTCGCCTGCGAACATTGCATCGCCGTTAAGGGCGATCCTGCGAAAGCAGAAGAATGTCGACATCGTTCTCGGTGAAGCGATCGATATCGACTGCGTCCAAAAACAAGTGGTTCTTCGCGATCGCCGGATATCGTACGACTCGTTAATTGTTGCCAGCGGCGCACACCACGACTACTTTGGGCATCCCCAGTGGGAACCTTTTGCGCCTGGCCTAAAGACGGTCGAGGATGCGACAGAAATCCGTAGGCGAATTTTGTCGGCACTTGAAACCGCAGAATTGTCAACCGACGATGATCTGATCGCACGCTGTTTGACGTTTGTGGTCGTGGGCGGTGGCCCGACGGGTGTCGAGTTAGCTGGCGCACTGGGCGAATTAACCCGGCGAACCTTGAGAGACAACTTTCGACGCATCGACGCCAGTAGTGCGAAGATTCTGCTAATCGAGGGCGAAGATCGAGTTTTACCAATGTACTCGCCCGATTTATCCGAAACCGCAAAACAATCACTACAGCGTTTAGGCGTCAGCGTGCTATGCAATGCGAGAGTAACCGAGGTGAACGCGAAGGGAGTCCAAGTCCAGTTTGCTGATGCAACCCAAGAGATTCCCGCGAAAACGGTGTTGTGGGGCGCCGGCGTGCGAGCATCGAGACTCGGCAAAGTGATCGCTGAATCGACGAACGCTCAACTCGATCGTAGCGGTCGTGTGATTGTAGAAAGCGATTGTACGATCTCAGACCATCGAGAAATGTTTGTCATCGGCGACTTGGCTGCATTTGAAGACGAACGAAGGAACCAGCTTCCAGGCGTCGCACCGGTGGCGATTCAGCAAGGCAGGTACGTTGCCGGCCTGATCCGAGACCGGTTAAACGGAAAAGCGACAAAACCGTTCGTTTATCGAGATCACGGAAAAATGTCGACGATTGGCCGAGCGGCGGCCGTAGCCGAAATCGGCTCTTGGCACCTCACCGGTTTCGTTGCTTGGGTGGCTTGGTTGCTCGTCCATCTGATGCAGCTCGTCGGGTTCGAGAACCGCGTGCTTGTTCTTATTCAATGGGCGGGAAACTACTTCACGCGAAACCGAGCGGCGCGGTTGATTACTCAAACGGAGAACGCAGGGGGCAACGATTGA